From a single Brassica napus cultivar Da-Ae chromosome C9, Da-Ae, whole genome shotgun sequence genomic region:
- the LOC106376382 gene encoding uncharacterized protein LOC106376382 — protein sequence MVIGNDSSSSGEEREALEATPAPEVTPTPTPVTPLPHPATMETILARLALQEAAQKAAVDQITAIPKILAPLAANAEASTAQYRRHLFATERTTDLVPTRDDDNQSADNNTNAHTASELAALKQSVLDINSKIHQVTTSAPQIEHVLAESLRTPFTQKVAGVRLQKMEKLRLPTFKGLSDPSTHVTSFNIAMRRANLTDEDKDAGFCQLFVETLEGPALTWFTGLRENSVDCFHDLSTAFLKNYIMFTNQEATVSDLWNLTHASDQSLRDFMEKFKAIVSKIDIPDHIAVESLMNTLHIDSTFRQDLYRYPTKSVSYAIARSHNFIRKEEDTRAKFAKEAAARQRSSRTNDPRPEPRPEPRQHSSGGNTTQKRGYVSSVVDEESPKSAAIAREKGWNHWDRDSAPKQSTPTEPASSNSEEPKKWCLYHKRDSHDTKECKVLIGQFFDGITNGTIQMPTSPTTPKNTKSWSKNKEKKAQKSQKNTAPNEERASPERAPINNVGPANDSSEDEHPRRRRRVEVILSRPCDSSDDDVPTAQPDLHGKLNSKDKQSLVPSKADKDLRVLLKRKNAANVNTGTTDLRATISKCSARRVGQTDDLRDQLNSKADDLRIQLNRSKGSDLRRRLESKKKQPAEIPTFENTTDDLRKQLELMRATRAPHISVIMGGSPPCGDSVRAVKDYKRQATTSQKWPSPVENDRQITFSALDTKGVHMPHNDPLLVDLDIGECLVAKVLIDTGSSVDLIFRDTLDKMGVDLKDMKPSSRTLTGFNGASEQMIGTIRLPVYAGGITRTVKFSVIRAKAPYNAILGTPWLHSMKAVPSTYHQCIKFPGKDGKAQTIRGDQQAARELLIAAVKMQQQASLVNSVSKPLNKIYPQKEEVREVAIDEFDPTKTIRVGVYLSDDVCSQIISFIKDNASTFAWKTSDMKGIDPAFTSHELHVDPTFKPIRQKRRKLGPERSKAVNEEVDRLLDAGFITEVRYPEWLANPVVVKKKNGKWRICVDQRTVTHSLISIVSSNQLPVTNS from the coding sequence ATGGTCATTGGCAATGACAGTTCTTCGTCAGGCGAGGAGCGCGAAGCTCTGGAGGCGACACCGGCTCCAGAGGTGACACCTACGCCTACACCAGTAACTCCACTTCCCCATCCTGCAACCATGGAAACTATCCTGGCACGCCTCGCCCTACAAGAAGCGGCGCAGAAGGCGGCAGTTGACCAAATAACGGCGATACCAAAGATCCTTGCTCCTCTCGCTGCAAACGCCGAAGCTTCGACGGCGCAGTATCGTCGACACCTGTTCGCCACAGAACGAACCACCGACCTGGTACCTACGCGGGATGACGATAACCAAAGCGCCGATAACAACACCAATGCGCACACCGCAAGCGAACTAGCCGCGTTAAAACAGTCGGTCCTCGATATCAATTCTAAGATCCACCAGGTGACGACATCCGCGCCCCAAATCGAGCATGTACTCGCGGAATCTCTTCGCACACCCTTCACGCAAAAGGTTGCCGGCGTGCGGCTACAGAAGATGGAGAAACTCCGTCTTCCAACCTTCAAAGGTCTCTCCGACCCTTCTACTCACGTCACGTCTTTCAACATAGCGATGCGACGCGCAAACCTGACCGACGAAGACAAAGACGCCGGCTTTTGCCAACTCttcgtcgaaaccctagaaggcCCGGCCCTTACTTGGTTCACCGGCCTCAGAGAGAACTCCGTCGACTGTTTCCACGACCTCTCAACGGCTTTCCTTAAGAACTATATAATGTTCACCAACCAGGAAGCGACCGTGTCAGATTTGTGGAACCTCACTCACGCCAGCGACCAAAGTCTCCGTGACTTCATGGAGAAATTCAAAGCTATCGTCTCGAAGATCGATATTCCCGACCATATCGCCGTCGAATCTTTGATGAACACCTTGCACATCGACTCCACATTCCGCCAGGATCTTTACCGATACCCGACCAAATCTGTCTCCTACGCCATCGCTCGCTCGCACAATTTTATCCGCAAGGAAGAAGACACCAGAGCAAAGTTCGCGAAAGAAGCAGCGGCGAGACAGAGATCCTCCCGAACAAACGACCCCCGCCCCGAGCCTCGCCCCGAGCCTCGCCAGCACTCCTCAGGTGGAAATACCACTCAGAAGCGAGGCTACGTTAGCTCAGTCGTTGATGAGGAATCTCCAAAGTCGGCGGCTATCGCGCGAGAGAAAGGCTGGAACCACTGGGATCGAGATTCTGCTCCGAAGCAATCAACCCCAACCGAACCAGCGAGTTCAAACTCCGAGGAGCCAAAAAAATGGTGCCTCTACCACAAAAGGGATTCCCATGACACGAAGGAATGCAAGGTCCTCATCGGGCAGTTTTTCGACGGGATCACTAATGGGACAATCCAAATGCCCACTTCTCCCACGACGCCGAAAAACACTAAAAGCTGGagtaagaacaaggagaagaaggcacaaAAGTCCCAAAAGAACACGGCCCCGAATGAGGAAAGAGCAAGCCCTGAGCGCGCTCCCATCAACAACGTCGGCCCCGCCAACGATTCGTCAGAAGACGAACACCCGCGTCGCCGGCGACGAGTGGAAGTCATACTCTCTCGCCCTTGCGACTCCTCTGATGACGACGTTCCGACAGCGCAACCAGATCTGCATGGTAAATTGAACAGCAAGGATAAACAGTCTCTCGTTCCCTCGAAAGCAGATAAAGACCTACGCGTTCTATTAAAGCGAAAAAATGCCGCGAACGTAAACACAGGAACAACCGACCTTCGTGCGACCATCTCAAAATGCAGCGCTCGGAGAGTCGGTCAAACTGATGACCTTCGTGACCAGCTCAATTCGAAGGCCGACGATCTGCGAATCCAACTCAACCGTTCGAAAGGATCCGATCTGCGACGACGCCTTGAGTCAAAAAAGAAACAGCCCGCAGAAATTCCTACATTCGAGAACACAACCGACGACTTGAGGAAGCAACTCGAATTAATGCGAGCTACCCGAGCCCCGCACATCAGCGTCATAATGGGCGGATCGCCGCCTTGCGGTGACTCGGTTCGAGCCGTCAAAGATTATAAACGTCAAGCAACCACCTCTCAGAAGTGGCCTTCTCCGGTCGAAAATGATCGCCAGATCACTTTTTCGGCACTAGACACCAAGGGTGTCCACATGCCACATAACGATCCTCTCCTCGTCGACCTCGACATCGGCGAATGTCTGGTCGCAAAAGTCCTTATTGATACCGGCAGCTCAGTCGATCTCATATTTCGCGACACACTCGACAAAATGGGAGTTGATTTAAAAGATATGAAGCCTTCCTCTCGCACGCTCACCGGCTTCAACGGAGCCTCGGAGCAAATGATAGGGACAATTCGCCTTCCAGTTTACGCAGGCGGTATAACCCGCACcgtcaagttctccgtcatccGCGCCAAAGCGCCCTACAATGCCATACTCGGAACACCGTGGCTGCATTCCATGAAAGCCGTCCCTTCGACTTATCATCAATGCATCAAGTTTCCGGGAAAAGATGGTAAAGCTCAGACGATTCGGGGCGACCAACAAGCCGCGAGAGAACTACTGATCGCAGCTGTAAAGATGCAGCAGCAAGCTTCCCTTGTCAACTCCGTCAGTAAACCACTCAACAAGATATACCCTCAGAAGGAGGAGGTTCGCGAAGTCGCAATTGATGAATTCGACCCGACGAAAACCATCCGAGTTGGCGTCTACCTGTCCGACGACGTATGTTCACAaatcatctctttcatcaaagACAACGCCTCGACGTTCGCCTGGAAGACTTCCGACATGAAGGGGATCGACCCCGCATTTACCTCTCATGAACTGCACGTCGATCCAACGTTCAAACCCATCCGACAGAAGCGACGAAAACTCGGTCCAGAACGATCTAAAGCCGTAAACGAAGAAGTCGACAGGCTCCTCGACGCTGGTTTTATAACCGAAGTCCGATACCCCGAATGGTTGGCTAACCCGGTtgtcgtcaaaaagaaaaacggcaaaTGGCGCATATGCGTCGATCAAAGGACAGTTACCCACTCCCTCATATCGATCGTCTCGTCGAATCAACTGCCGGTAACAAACTcctaa
- the LOC125592565 gene encoding uncharacterized protein LOC125592565 has product MALAVVTSARKLRPYFQSHTIEVLSNQPLRTVMQNTNQSGRLTKWAMELSEHDIVYRNRTAAKSQVLADFLIELTPELEQDLILPSLNWILHVDGSSTSKGSGAGVQLQSPTGELIRQSFGFGFAASNNEAESSLSSQGSVSPRHQYLGDYDVRNERMDAYLKLVQDLTRDFEFFELTKVPRGENVCADALAALGSKLHDQVKRTIPIHKIEKPSIDTRAEQTAIAAAISEAMDIDEAEPPSQDDQPTDWRKELINYLTEGSLPTEKWDARRLKRRSVHYVVMDGELHRWTATKVLLKCISGEETRLVMAETHEGAAGNHSGGRALALKVKNLGFYWPTMNADCEKYVRKCDKCQRHAPTLHSPTQFLHTLTAPYPFMRWGMDIIGPMPASRQKKFILVLTDYFTKWVEAEAYANITDKEVQNFVWKNIICRHGLPYEIITDNGS; this is encoded by the exons ATGGCCTTAGCTGTCGTTACCTCGGCCAGGAAATTGCGACCCTACTTTCAGTCGCACACGATCGAAGTGCTCTCCAACCAACCGCTCCGAACGGTTATGCAGAATACCAACCAGTCAGGACGATTGACTAAATGGGCGATGGAGCTGAGCGAACACGACATCGTGTACAGGAATCGCACAGCAGCAAAGTCACAGGTTCTTGCAGACTTCCTGATCGAATTAACACCAGAGTTGGAGCAAGACCTCATCCTACCAAGTTTGAACTGGATCCTCCACGTTGACGGTTCATCCACGAGTAAAGGGTCGGGGGCAGGAGTGCAACTGCAATCACCAACAGGAGAACTCATCCGGCAGTCATTCGGTTTTGGTTTTGCGGCGTCAAACAACGAGGCTGAGTCGAGTCTCTCATCGCAGGGCTCCGTCTCGCCAAGGCA CCAGTACCTCGGCGACTACGACGTCCGTAACGAAAGGATGGACGCCTACCTAAAACTCGTCCAAGACCTCACGCGAGACTTCGAGTTTttcgaactcacgaaggttcctCGCGGAGAAAATGTCTGTGCCGACGCCCTCGCTGCTCTAGGAAGCAAGCTACACGATCAAGTCAAGAGGACAATCCCAATCCATAAAATCGAGAAACCAAGCATCGACACTAGGGCGGAACAGACCGCAATCGCAGCAGCGATTAGCGAAGCAATGGACATCGACGAAGCAGAACCTCCTTCGCAAGACGATCAGCCAACAGATTGGCGCAAGGAACTCATCAATTACCTCACTGAAGGTTCATTGCCCACCGAGAAGTGGGACGCGCGGCGACTGAAGCGACGTAGTGTACACTACGTTGTCATGGACGGGGAACTACACCGATGGACCGCGACGAAGGTGCTACTCAAATGTATCTCCGGCGAAGAAACGAGATTAGTCATGGCCGAAACACATGAAGGAGCAGCAGGCAATCACTCGGGGGGACGAGCTCTTGCATTAAAAGTGAAGAATCTGGGATTCTACTGGCCAACCATGAACGCCGACTGCGAAAAATACGTGCGCAAGTGCGACAAATGCCAGCGTCATGCTCCCACCTTACACAGCCCAACGCAGTTCCTTCATACCCTGACTGCTCCATACCCAttcatgcgatggggaatggacatcatCGGTCCAATGCCGGCATCTCGCCAAAAGAAGTTCATCCTGGTTCTCACAGACTACTTCACCAAGTGGGTCGAAGCCGAAGCCTATGCCAACATCACCGACAAGGAGGTGCAAAATTTCGTCTGGAAGAACATAATCTGCCGACACGGGCTCCCATACGAGATCATAACAGACAACGGTTCGTAA